One stretch of Paenibacillus sp. FSL R5-0341 DNA includes these proteins:
- a CDS encoding GNAT family N-acetyltransferase, with protein sequence MVTIKAIELQDLPGLSELYDELIGTPSNEQRMKKMFHYIQQNGHYHVLGAFYNGKLVGSVMGIECMDLVGPCKPFMVVENVIVSDQVRRQGIGQKLMLQIEQIARDLGCDYMILVSGDQRKEAHIFYEKLGFKDEKVQGYRKHF encoded by the coding sequence ATGGTTACGATCAAAGCCATTGAACTACAGGATCTGCCGGGTTTAAGCGAACTGTATGATGAGTTGATAGGAACACCTTCGAACGAGCAGCGGATGAAAAAGATGTTTCATTACATACAGCAGAATGGTCATTATCACGTGCTTGGGGCATTTTACAATGGCAAATTGGTCGGGTCCGTTATGGGCATTGAGTGTATGGATCTGGTGGGTCCATGTAAACCGTTCATGGTTGTGGAGAATGTGATTGTGTCGGATCAGGTGCGCAGACAGGGGATTGGTCAGAAGTTGATGCTCCAGATTGAGCAGATTGCCAGGGATCTCGGTTGTGATTACATGATTCTAGTGTCTGGCGATCAGCGCAAGGAAGCGCATATATTCTATGAGAAACTAGGCTTCAAGGATGAGAAGGTTCAGGGTTACCGGAAGCATTTCTAA
- a CDS encoding RtcB family protein, whose product MRIVDNIKVWGEPLENAVSQAVTCSQYGDVLGVALMADHHKGYSQPIGGVVAYRNMISPSGVGYDIACGNKAVRTNLMWNDIRDQIATIMDDINSTISFGVGRNNPTPVDHDLFDDVSWKLFDTIEPGLQHKLKTLARNQLGTVGSGNHFVDIFVEEATGKVWIANHFGSRGFGHKVASGFLNLAAGREFSGKAPGESMDQPPTLFDLNSEMGDMYWDAMTLAGRYAYAGRDYVIEQVLGILGASAEYAVHNHHNFAWKEQHMGEEVVVVRKGATPLAPGQLGFVGGSMGDISVIVEGIHSEENTESYRSTVHGAGRTMSRTQAAGKMNYKLRTRMGGEISEAQMHEAIRAYGVELRGAGTDESPFVYKKLQDVLNAHANTLKINHVLRPVGVAMAGGNEFDPYKD is encoded by the coding sequence ATGCGTATCGTAGATAACATTAAAGTCTGGGGGGAGCCGCTGGAGAACGCCGTAAGTCAGGCGGTGACTTGCTCGCAATATGGAGATGTACTGGGTGTGGCTCTGATGGCCGACCATCACAAAGGTTACTCACAGCCCATCGGCGGTGTTGTCGCTTATCGGAATATGATCAGTCCGTCAGGAGTCGGATATGATATCGCCTGTGGCAACAAGGCAGTGCGCACGAATCTGATGTGGAACGATATTCGTGATCAAATAGCAACGATCATGGATGATATCAATTCGACCATTTCTTTCGGCGTGGGGCGCAATAATCCAACACCTGTGGATCATGACTTGTTCGACGATGTGAGCTGGAAGCTGTTTGATACCATTGAACCGGGATTACAGCATAAGCTGAAGACACTTGCACGCAACCAACTTGGAACCGTGGGCAGTGGCAATCATTTCGTGGATATTTTTGTAGAAGAAGCAACGGGAAAGGTGTGGATCGCGAATCATTTTGGCAGCCGCGGATTCGGTCACAAAGTGGCGAGTGGATTCCTTAACCTTGCTGCCGGACGTGAGTTCAGTGGCAAAGCTCCCGGTGAATCGATGGATCAGCCGCCTACATTGTTTGACCTGAACAGTGAAATGGGTGATATGTATTGGGACGCAATGACTTTGGCGGGCCGATATGCTTATGCAGGACGTGACTATGTCATTGAACAGGTGCTCGGAATTCTCGGGGCAAGTGCCGAATATGCCGTACATAACCATCATAATTTTGCCTGGAAAGAACAACACATGGGTGAAGAGGTAGTGGTGGTCCGCAAAGGTGCAACGCCGCTGGCACCCGGACAACTCGGTTTTGTCGGAGGAAGTATGGGTGATATCTCGGTAATTGTGGAGGGGATCCATAGCGAGGAGAATACCGAATCCTACCGCAGCACTGTGCACGGAGCAGGGCGTACGATGAGCCGAACCCAGGCGGCTGGCAAAATGAATTACAAACTGCGCACACGCATGGGCGGCGAGATTAGCGAAGCACAGATGCATGAGGCGATTCGTGCCTATGGTGTCGAGCTGCGGGGAGCGGGCACAGACGAAAGTCCGTTTGTGTACAAGAAACTGCAGGATGTACTGAACGCTCATGCGAATACGCTGAAAATTAACCATGTACTGCGCCCGGTAGGCGTTGCCATGGCCGGAGGCAATGAATTCGATCCGTATAAGGATTAG
- a CDS encoding DUF4272 domain-containing protein has protein sequence MRNCAIYSSQFDLDQLFEVVQSIYPEDSIERREDKTHIQVTQKKWFSKKTKGFNIMTSQTHPEEFTTMIQGMLGFLSQIEGRNAALQEKVLIKCSTLNMVVGIETEEDISEEFFGELLRLADALDAVIFWGGGSLLNAQGQLLLDVNGESEVEDYTVTAHTSFLNDSRPQSESAIQRKARSEQLLTEQGVPYNANLPARAGDEYTTIRGEAEVARRAVALCLAALKGECLGAGESAEDTAALVQEVIDKYEATSFFSPVEKAFIDQHGAEQQEIISFSWGYEAYHVMLWALGYVKELYAPTELCNVGKDVGYLQQKDSFTDFLSDASLRSKSEILDEADLIYRYNWVCVDSRVNDRTPPAGLNGGVAYERHRALNWLICYLDQAWDDVRTDT, from the coding sequence ATGAGAAATTGTGCGATATATAGCTCTCAGTTTGACCTGGATCAGCTGTTTGAAGTGGTTCAATCCATTTATCCAGAGGATTCCATTGAGCGCCGGGAAGACAAGACCCATATTCAAGTGACTCAGAAGAAATGGTTCAGTAAGAAAACAAAGGGCTTCAATATCATGACGAGCCAGACACATCCTGAGGAATTTACGACAATGATTCAGGGGATGCTTGGATTTTTGAGTCAGATTGAGGGGCGCAATGCTGCGCTCCAGGAAAAGGTACTGATCAAATGTTCCACACTGAACATGGTGGTTGGTATTGAGACGGAAGAGGATATCTCGGAAGAATTCTTTGGCGAGTTATTGCGGTTGGCTGATGCGCTGGATGCCGTCATTTTCTGGGGAGGGGGATCTCTGCTCAATGCACAAGGCCAGCTATTGCTGGATGTGAATGGTGAATCCGAAGTGGAGGATTACACGGTGACAGCGCACACCAGTTTCCTTAACGATTCCAGACCCCAATCGGAGTCTGCAATTCAACGTAAAGCGCGGTCAGAGCAACTGTTAACTGAACAAGGAGTTCCGTATAATGCGAACTTGCCCGCCAGAGCCGGAGACGAGTACACGACGATTCGAGGTGAAGCGGAAGTCGCACGACGTGCGGTTGCTTTGTGTCTTGCTGCGCTTAAGGGGGAGTGTCTGGGAGCTGGTGAAAGTGCGGAAGATACCGCAGCGTTGGTTCAGGAAGTGATCGACAAGTATGAGGCGACATCTTTCTTTTCCCCCGTAGAGAAGGCATTTATCGATCAGCACGGAGCGGAGCAGCAGGAGATCATCTCCTTCTCCTGGGGATATGAAGCCTACCACGTGATGTTGTGGGCGCTTGGTTATGTGAAGGAACTGTATGCACCAACGGAGTTGTGTAATGTAGGGAAGGATGTCGGTTATTTGCAGCAGAAGGATAGCTTTACCGACTTTCTCTCGGATGCATCCCTGCGTAGCAAGAGCGAGATTTTGGATGAAGCAGATCTGATCTACCGTTACAACTGGGTGTGTGTGGATAGTCGTGTAAATGACAGAACACCTCCCGCTGGTCTGAACGGCGGAGTGGCTTATGAGCGTCATCGTGCATTGAACTGGCTGATCTGTTATCTGGATCAGGCGTGGGATGATGTGCGTACAGATACGTAG
- a CDS encoding LacI family DNA-binding transcriptional regulator, with translation MMKTKVTIQEIAHFTGLSKFAVSRALSGKSGVSDQTRDVILKAAGKLGYFKDNSMLSGELYNSNESQDPKNTRSSGTILILFPNVRYQNQESVYWGPVFNGISSKLNQKGINILTLTEPSADQLFTLLNPDAIRGIITVGSISTPILLEIKRLGIPVVMVDHLDPVFHSDSIFTDNFASMREIMLYLLRKGFKTFQFVGNISDAHSFYERWIAYTSVLMGHGMEVNQIPELSNQALDEFRQTFTSVINEDNLPEVFVCANDFYGLYTIEALESMGIRVPDQCVVTGFDNLYDNIPLLATVNVNKELLGARAVDQMLWRIANPESNVEKKLILADVIIREQFGRHSG, from the coding sequence ATGATGAAGACGAAGGTAACAATTCAGGAAATTGCACATTTTACAGGTTTGTCGAAATTCGCGGTATCACGGGCTTTGTCTGGAAAATCAGGCGTTAGCGATCAGACGAGGGATGTCATTCTCAAGGCCGCTGGCAAACTTGGATATTTCAAAGATAACAGCATGTTGTCTGGTGAACTGTATAACAGCAATGAATCTCAGGACCCGAAGAATACCCGTTCAAGCGGTACGATCTTAATTTTATTTCCCAATGTTCGTTATCAAAATCAAGAATCCGTATACTGGGGACCCGTATTTAACGGGATCTCGTCCAAGCTAAATCAGAAAGGCATTAATATTCTGACGCTAACGGAACCATCAGCAGACCAGTTATTCACCTTGTTAAATCCGGATGCCATTCGGGGAATCATCACCGTCGGCTCCATCTCGACGCCAATTCTGCTTGAAATCAAGCGTCTTGGTATTCCGGTCGTGATGGTGGATCATCTGGACCCTGTTTTCCACAGCGACAGCATATTCACCGATAACTTTGCATCCATGCGTGAGATCATGCTCTATTTGCTCCGCAAGGGCTTCAAAACCTTCCAGTTCGTCGGCAATATCAGTGATGCTCATAGCTTCTATGAACGCTGGATTGCTTACACTTCTGTACTCATGGGTCACGGGATGGAAGTTAACCAGATTCCTGAGCTGAGTAATCAGGCCTTGGACGAGTTCCGCCAGACGTTCACTTCGGTGATCAATGAGGATAATCTGCCTGAAGTTTTTGTATGTGCCAATGATTTCTATGGGTTATACACCATTGAAGCCCTTGAGAGTATGGGTATTCGTGTACCCGATCAGTGTGTTGTCACGGGATTTGATAATCTATACGACAATATCCCATTACTTGCCACAGTTAACGTGAACAAGGAGTTGCTCGGTGCGCGTGCAGTGGATCAGATGTTATGGCGCATTGCGAATCCAGAGAGCAACGTCGAGAAAAAATTAATTCTTGCTGACGTCATTATTCGTGAACAGTTTGGCAGGCATAGTGGATAA
- a CDS encoding extracellular solute-binding protein, giving the protein MRRWNVLPLMLLAVLLFVSACSGGGTAQTGTDAEGTTNSGNSTEVAETEKEGAAEEAVVDVPDLGGRVIKVAAWWDLKPAGETASDKARLDKIAEVEKKYNVKLEFINVPFEEYMNKFTTSALAGEPFADIVQMEYKSALPAILKGQLLPISEFTTPENNINQEANLIAKFPAIAGNEYAFESPTSIGLGLHYNRDLFKKLSLPDPQELYNQGEWDWDKFMELAKQATKDTNNDGKIDVYGFSGWALDVVRHFTAANGGTIVDDANSKEGLSDPKTIEAAEFVKRLYNVENVVKVKTGDKTNWEESNTFKDGDVALFTAAEWQLGDLTFAVGVVPIPNGPQGSKEVTYANNAASAKFIPKGVEDPQIVYQIYEETFDIPQIEEYPGQDYLESRYTDEKDIAIIREHIAGTGRILLDDAYTGYPFGDFVNDIIKNNASVTATAEKYKAQAQAAIDKLGKQ; this is encoded by the coding sequence ATGAGAAGATGGAATGTTCTACCTCTGATGTTATTGGCTGTATTGCTTTTTGTATCCGCTTGCAGCGGTGGGGGAACAGCGCAGACGGGGACCGATGCAGAGGGAACGACGAACTCAGGCAACAGCACCGAAGTCGCTGAGACAGAGAAAGAAGGCGCAGCGGAAGAAGCTGTAGTGGATGTTCCTGATCTGGGTGGACGTGTCATCAAGGTTGCGGCCTGGTGGGATCTGAAACCGGCAGGAGAGACGGCCTCCGATAAGGCCAGACTCGATAAAATTGCAGAGGTCGAGAAGAAATACAACGTAAAACTGGAATTCATCAACGTACCTTTTGAAGAGTACATGAACAAATTCACAACGTCTGCACTGGCTGGCGAACCGTTCGCCGACATCGTTCAGATGGAATACAAATCCGCACTACCCGCTATCCTCAAAGGGCAACTGTTGCCCATCTCCGAATTCACTACACCTGAGAACAACATCAACCAAGAGGCTAACCTGATTGCAAAATTTCCTGCCATTGCAGGAAATGAATACGCCTTCGAATCTCCAACCAGCATTGGTCTGGGACTTCACTATAACCGTGACTTGTTCAAAAAACTGTCATTGCCTGATCCGCAAGAACTGTATAACCAAGGCGAATGGGATTGGGACAAATTCATGGAACTCGCCAAACAGGCAACCAAAGATACCAATAACGATGGCAAAATCGACGTATACGGATTCTCAGGCTGGGCCCTTGATGTCGTTCGCCATTTTACTGCAGCCAATGGTGGCACGATCGTAGATGATGCAAATAGTAAAGAAGGATTGTCTGATCCGAAAACGATTGAAGCTGCCGAATTCGTCAAACGTCTATATAACGTGGAAAATGTCGTGAAGGTCAAAACTGGCGACAAAACCAACTGGGAGGAAAGCAATACGTTCAAGGATGGAGACGTAGCGTTGTTCACCGCCGCCGAATGGCAGTTGGGCGATCTCACCTTTGCAGTCGGTGTTGTGCCGATTCCGAACGGGCCACAGGGTAGTAAAGAGGTAACCTATGCAAACAACGCGGCATCGGCGAAGTTCATTCCAAAAGGTGTGGAGGATCCACAGATCGTCTACCAAATCTATGAAGAGACCTTCGATATTCCGCAGATTGAAGAGTATCCAGGTCAGGATTATCTGGAAAGTCGTTATACCGACGAGAAGGATATTGCGATCATTCGCGAGCACATCGCTGGAACAGGCCGCATCTTGCTGGATGATGCCTACACAGGATACCCTTTCGGAGACTTTGTGAACGATATCATCAAAAACAATGCTTCCGTGACGGCAACAGCCGAGAAATATAAAGCACAGGCACAAGCGGCCATTGATAAACTCGGCAAACAATAA
- a CDS encoding extracellular solute-binding protein — protein MAGILQRKTWILSTVIIVAAACIILYVTSGADVKSADIPPGSLPAIEVDAILQQTRQKKGYEQYRSGTDQASQPNVDITIEAGDYIRTEGEDVRKLTNYEGMDGVSLHTGETGQVDWTINVPETGLYNLSAIYFPVEGKSSAIERALYIDGELPFAEAAYLQFDRVWANEKDVVEQDNQGNDLRPRQVEQPRWMEETFQDSDGYEQAPFKFYLEKGEHTLTLKSSREPMVIRSIRLFNEKPAVPYAETAGAQQSDSSGQPKDVLIRIEGEAAIAKSSPTLYPTSERSSSAVSPYSASQVRINTIGGFNWRLPGQWIEWEVDVPESGLYHIGFTAQQNFVKGIYSTRKLTIDGEVPFAEMAKAPFRYQSDYRIDVMGGKEAYKFQLDKGKHVLRLENSLGDFAPLIRNVEDSLYNLNSMYRRILMITGTKPDEFRDYRVDKQIPNLLEVFSGESKRLKDVAAQLRLLSGQSSDQEALIKTMALQLDEMIDKPDTIPRRLAAYKTNTGGLGTWVQQAREQPLEIDALYVTSIDRDIPGTGMGPLAKLGHEAKIFYHSFFIDYNQIGNVATSEDQRTVTVWIGSGRDQANTMKAMIDKTFTPDSGINVNLKLVNMGTLLPATLSGEGPDVAMQIGNDLPVNFAMRNSAVDLTQFSDYSSVEQEFRESAIVPYAYDSGVYALPETQTFNMLFYRKDVLEELGLEVPQNWEDVEALLAILSKNHMEFGMPIVTQANMQGVNIPPNSQYATMLLQNGGAFYRNDDKESDLDSRIGIETFKQWTEFYTDYKLEREYDFANRFRTGQMPIGLTDYTMYNQLSVFAPEIRGLWGFVPVPGTVQADGTLNRDVPGGGSAVMMLESAKDQDAAWEFMKWWTSTPIQAEFGREMEGLMGAAARYPTANIKALDSLPWPAEDYANLKAQFETVKGIPEVPGGYFTGRHLFNAFYKTVVGQVEARESIMDYTQYIQDEIRVKRNEFGLP, from the coding sequence ATGGCTGGAATTCTACAACGCAAGACATGGATATTGTCCACAGTGATCATCGTGGCGGCAGCCTGCATCATTCTATATGTAACTTCCGGCGCTGATGTGAAGAGTGCAGACATTCCACCTGGCAGTCTGCCTGCCATTGAAGTGGATGCAATCTTGCAGCAGACCCGGCAGAAAAAGGGTTACGAACAGTATCGATCCGGAACGGATCAGGCTTCGCAGCCGAATGTGGACATCACCATTGAAGCAGGGGATTACATAAGAACCGAAGGTGAAGACGTCCGCAAACTGACTAATTATGAGGGAATGGATGGTGTATCTCTCCATACCGGAGAGACCGGACAAGTCGATTGGACCATTAACGTGCCGGAGACCGGGCTGTATAACCTGTCCGCGATCTATTTTCCCGTTGAGGGCAAGAGTTCGGCCATTGAGCGTGCATTGTACATTGACGGTGAACTTCCATTTGCGGAAGCCGCCTATTTGCAGTTTGATCGAGTATGGGCGAATGAGAAAGATGTCGTTGAACAGGATAACCAAGGCAATGACCTTCGCCCGAGACAAGTGGAGCAACCTCGCTGGATGGAAGAAACGTTTCAGGACTCAGACGGGTACGAACAGGCTCCATTCAAGTTTTATTTGGAAAAAGGGGAACACACGCTAACGCTAAAATCATCGCGTGAACCCATGGTGATCCGGTCCATTCGTCTTTTCAATGAGAAGCCAGCCGTTCCTTACGCGGAGACTGCGGGGGCACAACAGTCGGATTCCTCCGGGCAGCCGAAGGATGTACTGATTCGCATTGAAGGAGAAGCCGCAATTGCCAAATCTTCACCTACGTTATACCCGACGAGCGAAAGGTCAAGTTCTGCTGTATCTCCTTATAGTGCTTCCCAGGTACGCATCAATACGATTGGTGGCTTTAACTGGCGTCTGCCAGGACAATGGATTGAATGGGAAGTGGATGTGCCGGAGAGCGGACTTTATCATATCGGTTTTACCGCACAGCAGAATTTTGTCAAAGGCATCTATTCTACACGCAAACTGACCATTGACGGCGAAGTTCCGTTTGCAGAGATGGCGAAAGCACCTTTCCGTTACCAAAGCGACTATCGCATTGACGTCATGGGAGGCAAGGAAGCATACAAGTTTCAATTGGACAAAGGAAAACATGTGCTACGGCTGGAGAACAGCCTCGGTGACTTTGCACCCCTTATCCGCAATGTGGAGGACAGTCTGTACAACTTGAACTCCATGTACCGACGTATTCTGATGATTACAGGCACGAAGCCTGATGAATTCCGGGATTATCGGGTGGATAAGCAGATCCCGAACCTGCTGGAAGTATTCAGCGGAGAAAGTAAACGTCTCAAGGACGTGGCTGCACAGCTTCGTCTCTTGTCAGGACAGTCCAGCGATCAGGAAGCCTTGATTAAGACGATGGCGCTTCAATTGGACGAGATGATTGACAAGCCAGATACCATTCCAAGACGGCTTGCGGCGTATAAAACCAACACAGGCGGTCTCGGCACATGGGTGCAGCAGGCACGAGAACAACCACTTGAGATCGATGCACTGTACGTCACTTCGATCGACCGCGATATTCCCGGCACAGGCATGGGGCCACTCGCGAAGCTCGGTCATGAAGCGAAGATATTCTATCATTCGTTCTTCATTGATTATAACCAGATCGGCAATGTAGCGACATCGGAAGATCAGCGGACGGTAACCGTCTGGATTGGTAGTGGACGTGACCAGGCGAATACGATGAAAGCGATGATTGACAAGACCTTTACACCAGACAGTGGTATCAATGTCAATCTGAAGCTGGTGAATATGGGAACCTTGTTGCCAGCGACTTTGTCTGGTGAAGGACCGGACGTAGCGATGCAGATCGGCAACGATCTGCCGGTGAACTTTGCGATGCGGAACTCGGCTGTAGATCTGACGCAATTCAGTGATTATAGCAGCGTGGAACAGGAGTTCAGGGAAAGTGCGATCGTGCCGTATGCCTATGATTCAGGCGTATATGCTCTGCCGGAAACACAAACCTTTAATATGCTGTTTTATCGTAAAGACGTGCTTGAAGAACTGGGGCTTGAAGTGCCTCAGAACTGGGAGGATGTTGAAGCTCTGCTCGCGATTCTGAGCAAGAATCATATGGAATTCGGTATGCCAATTGTGACCCAGGCCAATATGCAGGGTGTCAATATTCCGCCGAACTCGCAGTATGCAACGATGCTGCTTCAGAACGGAGGCGCTTTCTATCGTAACGATGACAAAGAGTCGGATCTGGATTCCCGGATCGGAATCGAGACGTTCAAGCAGTGGACGGAGTTCTATACCGATTACAAGCTGGAGCGGGAATATGATTTTGCCAACCGTTTCCGGACAGGACAGATGCCTATTGGACTAACGGATTACACCATGTACAACCAGTTGTCCGTTTTTGCACCGGAGATTCGGGGACTATGGGGATTCGTTCCTGTCCCGGGAACCGTTCAGGCGGATGGAACCTTGAATCGGGATGTACCGGGTGGAGGCAGCGCGGTCATGATGCTGGAGAGTGCCAAGGATCAGGACGCGGCGTGGGAGTTCATGAAGTGGTGGACCAGTACACCGATTCAGGCGGAATTCGGACGGGAGATGGAAGGGCTGATGGGTGCGGCTGCCCGTTATCCAACGGCCAACATCAAGGCACTGGATTCCCTGCCGTGGCCTGCGGAGGATTACGCCAATCTCAAGGCTCAATTCGAAACGGTGAAGGGCATTCCTGAAGTACCCGGTGGTTATTTTACAGGCCGCCATCTGTTCAATGCATTTTACAAAACCGTTGTTGGCCAAGTGGAAGCCAGGGAATCCATTATGGATTATACCCAATATATTCAGGACGAGATTCGCGTCAAGCGTAATGAATTTGGTCTTCCGTAA
- a CDS encoding sugar ABC transporter permease encodes MGMKSWWSWKLQEMKASKHSYVLLAPYMLLFIMFTVIPVVISIILSFTYFNMLEFPRFIGWQNYTRLFLEDDVFLIAIKNTLLFAIITGPISYIACFVFAWIINELTPKWRAFMTLIFYAPSISGNVYFIWLMIFSGDRYGIANGLLIKWGFLLEPIQWLKTEAYIMPILILVQLWLSLGTGFLAFIAGLQTVDRTLYEAGAVDGIKNRWQELWYITLPSMRPQLMFGAVIQLTTSFAVADVSIALAGFPSVNYAAETVVTHLIDFGTTRFEMGYASAIATVLFMIMVGTNLLVQKLLRRVGE; translated from the coding sequence ATGGGCATGAAATCGTGGTGGAGCTGGAAGCTCCAGGAAATGAAGGCCAGCAAACATTCCTATGTCCTGCTTGCACCTTATATGCTCCTGTTCATCATGTTTACCGTGATCCCGGTTGTCATCTCGATCATACTCAGCTTCACCTACTTTAACATGCTGGAATTTCCGCGTTTTATTGGCTGGCAGAACTATACTCGTCTGTTTCTGGAGGATGATGTATTCCTGATTGCGATCAAGAATACGTTGCTGTTCGCTATTATTACCGGACCAATCAGTTATATTGCCTGTTTCGTCTTCGCATGGATCATTAATGAGTTAACGCCGAAATGGAGAGCGTTCATGACGCTGATCTTCTATGCGCCCTCCATCTCGGGCAATGTATATTTTATCTGGCTGATGATCTTCTCGGGAGATCGTTATGGCATTGCGAATGGGTTGTTGATCAAATGGGGCTTTCTGCTGGAGCCGATCCAATGGTTGAAGACAGAAGCTTACATTATGCCGATCCTCATTCTTGTGCAGCTGTGGCTGAGTCTGGGCACTGGATTTCTGGCCTTTATCGCTGGTTTGCAGACGGTGGACCGGACATTGTACGAAGCGGGAGCGGTGGATGGCATCAAGAATCGCTGGCAGGAGCTATGGTACATCACCTTGCCTTCGATGCGTCCGCAGCTCATGTTCGGCGCAGTCATTCAGCTCACAACCTCGTTTGCCGTGGCCGATGTGTCGATCGCACTGGCCGGGTTCCCGAGCGTGAACTATGCGGCAGAGACGGTGGTCACCCACTTGATCGACTTCGGTACAACACGGTTTGAGATGGGCTACGCCTCGGCGATTGCCACCGTACTGTTCATGATTATGGTGGGCACCAACTTGCTGGTACAGAAACTGCTTCGAAGGGTGGGAGAATAG